In Gracilibacillus salitolerans, the sequence TGATTGTTTGGATGATCTCTTCTTCATCGAAGGGACTTTTTACTACATATGTTATAGGTTTTTTGATTAAATCTTCGTATGCTTTTCTTCTTAACTGAGTTGGTGTCTCCAGTTCAGCAGGTCCATTAATATGAATAATAGATTTACACCCACGTTCAATCAAATGTTGAACTGCCATTTTACCTCCTTCATAATTATCTGATCCCACGACTGGTATCGTCTCAGCAAGGTAATGATCAATGGCTACTATCGGGAGATTTGACTTCTTATACGTCTCAACATCTCGATTGTATGAACAAACAATAATACCATCTACTTGGTTTCTTATCAGCATAACGGAATACGCTTCTTCTTTTTCCGGTTGGCCAAGACTGTTACATAAAATCACTCTATAACCCATATCGGAACAAATACCTTCTATAGCTAAAGATAACTCACCATAGAAAGGATTAGAAATATCCGGAATGATCAAACCTACTAAATAGGTTCTTTTTTTATATAATGATCTAGCTACATCATTTGGATAGTAACTTAATTCCTTCATAGCGCTTTCAACTTTTTGTTTTGTTTTCTCACTAATATACCCGCGATTATTTATAACACGTGAGACGGTTGTGGGTGATACACCTGCAACTTCAGCAACATCATTTAGCTTAATGGTCATGTGTGTTTCTCCTTAAAAATAAATATTAAAGAATTATACTAGTCTGAATCATTCTTTTTTATTAGATCATACAATGATTATTTGAGAGTGTAAAATATTTTGAGTAAGTTTTTTATTAACTGTTATTCTTTATCTACTAAATTACGTTTCTAATTAAAAATATTTAAATAGTGATTGGTAACTTTTGTATCCAAAAATTCAACGTTTTTCACCTCAATAGTAATTTAAAAACAGAGGCAACCTCAATCTGCTTAATAAAAGGTTGTTTTACTAGTAAGTGTGCAAGTTTACTTTTAAGGAGAGAAAATTGTGATAGGAAGTCAGATTTGTAAAAATAGTACTTATTGTTTATTCGCATTAAGTCTTATATTACCTTCTAGTAATGCAGCATTTGCTGATCCAGGAAAGGTGGCGTGCTGACGGAGGAGCTCAAGGCGGAGGAGGTGAATCTTCCACTGAAGTTGATTGTTCAGGAATTATAGATAGTAATGCTGACTATGAAATCCATGATTTTCAAGAGAATGGATCTGTTTTCTTATAGAAGGCAATAATGTGACAACTTGTGAAACGATTTTCGCAACTACTAGTGATGGGTATAGGATGCAAGATTTAACGGAAAATGGTGACCCTGCTACAACTAAGGGGATTTTTGTTTATCGCTCAAATGGACCAGGTGGAATTCAAGTTGGGGATGTTGTTCGCCAAACAGCAGAAGTTTTGACAAATTGTTCTTGTGCAACATTTTCTGCGGCTAGTAACATCACCCATTTACTTGAACTTTCATGCCAGAATACTTTTGGACCTCCAAATACTGGGGGATTTTCAGTATTATGAATGACAGGATTACCTGAATATTTCGACCAAGTTCTTCCTTTATCCGTACTATATGCCAAACTCTAGCTTTGTCCCCCAAAACTCCGCAAATGATACTCTCCTTCGTGATTGAAGGAGCAATCCCATCTCTACTCACGATTTGCCAGCCTGTTAAATCTCCACTTTCAAAATTGGCATCGGTGATATCTTA encodes:
- a CDS encoding LacI family DNA-binding transcriptional regulator, which codes for MTIKLNDVAEVAGVSPTTVSRVINNRGYISEKTKQKVESAMKELSYYPNDVARSLYKKRTYLVGLIIPDISNPFYGELSLAIEGICSDMGYRVILCNSLGQPEKEEAYSVMLIRNQVDGIIVCSYNRDVETYKKSNLPIVAIDHYLAETIPVVGSDNYEGGKMAVQHLIERGCKSIIHINGPAELETPTQLRRKAYEDLIKKPITYVVKSPFDEEEIIQTIKKIFNEHPETDGIFASDDLMAASCLQIAEEMNIEVPKQLKIVGYDGTSTVNKLLPQLTTIKQPIEDIASTAVSQMMELIKHPDKELHRETFLLPQIIINKTT